A single region of the Vibrio cyclitrophicus genome encodes:
- a CDS encoding type IV toxin-antitoxin system AbiEi family antitoxin domain-containing protein: protein MNPSQLDKLKKLSIFTTSDAAKFNVTRAALSRAVEKGDIEKLQRGLYGYIGREESEMHSFAEVSVRAKKGVICLLSALSYHNLTTQAPFQIWLSIKKNDRAPNIEYPSIKIVRTRDVKDLGVISTQVDGIPILVTDVERTIVDCFKFRNKIGIDVAIEALTEAKRANRLEQGKLWEYVKHYRMTNVMMPYMEIINYSG from the coding sequence ATGAATCCATCACAACTCGATAAGCTTAAAAAGCTATCCATATTCACCACCTCAGACGCTGCAAAATTCAATGTAACTCGTGCCGCCCTTTCTCGCGCTGTGGAAAAAGGTGACATAGAAAAACTACAGCGAGGGCTCTACGGGTATATAGGTAGAGAAGAATCGGAGATGCACTCTTTTGCTGAGGTCAGTGTCAGAGCGAAAAAAGGGGTTATCTGCCTTCTATCAGCACTCAGTTACCACAATCTCACTACCCAAGCACCTTTTCAGATATGGCTCAGCATTAAAAAAAATGATAGAGCTCCCAATATTGAGTACCCAAGCATTAAGATTGTTCGTACCAGGGACGTGAAGGATTTGGGGGTGATCTCAACACAAGTTGATGGCATCCCTATTTTAGTAACGGACGTTGAGCGGACGATTGTTGATTGCTTTAAGTTCCGCAACAAGATCGGGATTGATGTCGCGATTGAAGCACTTACAGAGGCAAAAAGAGCTAACAGATTAGAGCAAGGGAAGCTCTGGGAGTATGTAAAGCATTACAGAATGACAAATGTAATGATGCCCTATATGGAGATAATAAACTACAGTGGGTAG
- a CDS encoding tyrosine-type recombinase/integrase yields MKCRDKFLFRTVAETMFELEKGTYANSTIKAWRSKLKRIVTFFGELDIRDIVRSCILRYLHVHNDLTNKTLNEDLTLIRKVFTFAVGDRLITQSPVDGIHNLQNAPISCNPFTLNDITRLTHQAAACSSVKNGVLLACHTGLRKSEWLALVVDDYDPVKRELKVERACVVNHFKRPKTTGSKRRIQLSKTAQKIIENQLSSIFGLAAQEIHITESDQKTRTKLTAKPLFPNLDTGKFYQKDKAIDRTFKNWLVTANVAHRGASQARHTFASQAILSGANLYWIRSQLGHNTLDMLYKHYSKWIEEDAKDYPNLIDLHFQKAANSVDKPIL; encoded by the coding sequence ATGAAATGCAGAGATAAGTTTTTGTTTCGCACGGTAGCAGAAACAATGTTCGAACTTGAAAAAGGAACTTACGCTAACTCAACAATAAAAGCATGGAGATCTAAGTTAAAACGTATCGTAACGTTTTTCGGAGAACTCGACATACGAGATATCGTACGAAGCTGTATTCTTCGCTACTTACATGTACACAATGATCTTACAAACAAAACACTAAATGAAGACCTGACACTTATCCGAAAAGTATTCACGTTTGCAGTTGGGGATCGGCTTATTACACAATCTCCAGTTGATGGTATCCATAACTTACAAAATGCTCCCATTAGCTGTAATCCATTCACACTGAATGATATAACCCGTTTAACTCACCAAGCAGCAGCTTGCTCAAGTGTTAAAAATGGGGTCCTTCTGGCTTGCCATACAGGGCTTCGAAAAAGTGAGTGGTTGGCACTAGTTGTTGATGATTATGACCCAGTAAAAAGAGAGCTTAAAGTCGAGAGAGCTTGCGTAGTTAATCACTTTAAAAGGCCAAAAACTACGGGATCAAAGCGTAGGATTCAATTGTCTAAGACAGCCCAAAAGATAATTGAAAACCAGTTAAGTTCAATCTTTGGCTTAGCGGCTCAAGAAATCCATATCACCGAAAGTGATCAAAAGACCCGAACCAAACTTACCGCAAAACCTCTATTCCCTAATCTTGATACAGGGAAATTTTACCAAAAAGATAAAGCAATAGATCGCACCTTTAAAAACTGGCTCGTTACAGCCAACGTCGCTCATCGAGGTGCGAGTCAGGCCCGTCATACATTCGCATCTCAAGCTATTTTGAGTGGGGCAAATCTTTATTGGATAAGGTCTCAACTAGGGCACAACACGCTAGATATGCTTTATAAGCATTACTCAAAGTGGATTGAAGAAGACGCAAAAGACTACCCCAACCTGATTGATTTGCACTTTCAGAAAGCTGCAAATTCGGTCGACAAACCCATCCTTTAA
- a CDS encoding site-specific integrase, with product MYIQKSPHGVYYARICTPAQLKALGFPFDLKISLRTKDPKLAKVIGLSLVSAVKEAFRTTDSLCFSEFQLHLKGILSHHLNLQSQKQDDRLHLGCITSISHTSKRLSEEKHWSEALEHFLEFKGVQGVSALTVHQLKQRITFFFESTTPSGLSTITAMALMEYIKTLNSSSLSAKSCKDYYAALSQFIRWCATMSLIERNVSADIKATFKKSIKADKQRSRWSESQLSTLFSSEQFQQVDNGFYWVTLLLTYMGMRPNEVCQLRTEDVVVSGPVPYLNVTDEGHGQRIKNRYALRQVPIHQSLIKHGFLEYVELRKNNSKTDLFDYKPLGLNKDWSQQYCQQFGRLLSKIGLKAGQRPTAYSLRHTFIDVLKQKEVAESTVADIVGHHHPSMTFGRYGKQTKLKLMLSAVNQFSLQLGGSHE from the coding sequence ATGTATATACAAAAATCTCCCCACGGTGTCTATTACGCACGAATCTGTACTCCAGCACAGTTGAAAGCGTTGGGATTCCCATTCGATCTAAAAATCAGCCTTCGAACAAAAGACCCTAAGCTAGCTAAAGTCATTGGCTTAAGCCTTGTCAGTGCTGTCAAAGAGGCCTTTCGTACTACAGACTCTCTGTGCTTTTCAGAGTTTCAGTTGCATCTAAAAGGCATTTTGTCCCACCACCTGAACTTACAATCACAAAAGCAGGACGATCGCTTACATTTAGGTTGTATAACTTCCATAAGTCATACTTCTAAGCGTTTGAGTGAAGAAAAGCATTGGAGTGAAGCGTTAGAACACTTTCTAGAGTTCAAAGGGGTTCAAGGGGTCAGTGCATTGACTGTCCATCAGTTGAAACAGCGCATTACCTTTTTCTTTGAGAGCACTACGCCATCTGGTTTATCAACAATAACTGCGATGGCACTGATGGAGTACATTAAGACTCTCAATAGCTCTAGTCTTTCAGCAAAAAGCTGTAAAGATTACTACGCCGCGCTGAGTCAATTTATACGTTGGTGTGCGACCATGTCTTTGATTGAAAGAAACGTGTCTGCAGATATCAAAGCGACTTTCAAGAAGTCTATAAAAGCTGATAAGCAGCGCTCAAGGTGGTCAGAGAGTCAGCTTTCAACACTCTTCTCATCTGAGCAGTTTCAGCAAGTGGATAATGGTTTCTACTGGGTTACTTTATTGCTCACGTACATGGGGATGAGGCCGAATGAAGTGTGTCAGCTACGTACAGAAGACGTGGTCGTTAGCGGTCCAGTCCCTTACTTAAACGTAACAGATGAAGGTCACGGACAGCGGATCAAGAATCGTTATGCTCTGCGACAAGTCCCCATTCATCAGAGTCTAATCAAACATGGCTTTCTTGAGTATGTTGAGCTTCGTAAGAACAATAGCAAAACCGATCTATTCGATTACAAACCACTGGGTCTCAACAAGGACTGGAGCCAACAATATTGCCAACAATTCGGCAGACTCCTATCTAAGATCGGATTGAAAGCAGGGCAACGCCCTACTGCGTACTCCCTCCGTCACACTTTCATTGATGTTCTTAAGCAAAAGGAAGTGGCTGAGTCTACAGTCGCTGATATCGTTGGCCATCATCACCCCTCAATGACATTTGGCCGATATGGTAAGCAAACAAAACTGAAACTTATGCTTAGTGCGGTGAACCAGTTCTCACTTCAACTGGGAGGCTCACATGAGTAA